The Paracoccus seriniphilus genome includes a window with the following:
- a CDS encoding MBL fold metallo-hydrolase — translation MKFTILGSGTPAPSLRRMSSGYALEVGNDLLVFDHGAGAHQRFLEAGLKAADVTHCFLTHYHYDHIMDLPRLVLTRWDHGQPGANPLKIFGPDPLTQLLDRFFGENGAFAWDINARIDSPASQAVYRVRGGILPRPGPSLTPRQVTVGDVIEGDGWRVIVGPARHVQPVLDCIAYRIETPEVTIVYSGDNGGIYEPFIEFAKGADILIHMNHFLSGTEADQDYRIMSGSHLDNAETAKRAGVGTLVLTHLQPNFDRPGVTEKMLAEISEIYGGTVIVAQDAMDLPLQPACNELAD, via the coding sequence ATGAAATTCACCATTCTCGGCTCGGGGACTCCCGCGCCATCGCTTCGTCGCATGTCGTCGGGTTATGCCCTTGAGGTCGGAAATGACCTGCTGGTATTCGATCATGGCGCGGGAGCGCACCAACGCTTTCTCGAGGCGGGGCTAAAGGCAGCCGATGTCACACACTGCTTTCTGACGCATTATCACTATGACCATATCATGGACCTCCCCCGGCTTGTCCTCACCCGCTGGGATCACGGGCAACCCGGAGCGAACCCGTTGAAGATATTCGGACCAGACCCGCTAACACAGTTGCTGGACAGGTTTTTTGGCGAAAACGGTGCATTCGCATGGGACATCAATGCCAGGATCGACAGTCCCGCATCGCAGGCTGTCTATCGTGTGCGCGGCGGAATCCTGCCACGACCTGGCCCGTCGCTGACACCAAGACAGGTTACCGTGGGCGATGTCATCGAAGGCGACGGCTGGCGGGTCATTGTCGGCCCGGCCCGTCATGTTCAACCCGTTCTGGATTGTATTGCCTATAGGATCGAAACGCCGGAGGTGACGATAGTCTATTCCGGTGACAACGGTGGAATTTATGAACCCTTCATAGAGTTTGCCAAGGGCGCGGATATCCTGATCCACATGAATCATTTTCTGTCGGGCACAGAGGCCGATCAAGACTATCGCATCATGAGCGGATCACATCTTGATAACGCGGAAACGGCCAAACGCGCAGGCGTAGGTACTCTGGTCCTTACACACTTGCAGCCGAATTTCGACAGGCCGGGCGTCACCGAGAAGATGCTCGCTGAAATTTCCGAAATCTACGGTGGCACTGTCATCGTAGCACAGGATGCCATGGACCTTCCCCTGCAACCCGCATGCAATGAACTGGCAGATTAG
- a CDS encoding TRAP transporter large permease subunit, with protein MLLAAAACLVFGLGMPTPAAYSLVAVLGAPALVQFGVDILAAHLFVFFLANLSAVTPPVALASLVAAKLADAGYMRTAILSARLALPAFIMPFYFVFYPQLLLQGSSLVGTLTVIAWMMACLVAFNAGFCGALFRKRVSGLQRALLIVAAIGLALPPPLAKLAGACLLTAIILQDLASSQTQS; from the coding sequence TTGCTGCTGGCAGCCGCCGCCTGCCTGGTGTTTGGCTTGGGCATGCCAACGCCAGCCGCCTATTCACTTGTGGCGGTTCTTGGCGCGCCCGCTTTGGTGCAGTTCGGCGTCGATATCCTTGCCGCGCATCTCTTCGTCTTTTTCCTGGCCAACCTGTCTGCAGTTACTCCGCCTGTTGCTTTGGCCTCATTGGTGGCGGCCAAGCTCGCCGATGCCGGTTACATGCGTACTGCAATCCTCTCGGCAAGGCTGGCGCTGCCGGCATTCATCATGCCGTTCTATTTCGTCTTCTACCCGCAGTTGTTGCTACAGGGCAGTTCGCTGGTCGGCACGCTAACAGTCATTGCATGGATGATGGCCTGCCTTGTCGCCTTCAATGCGGGCTTTTGCGGCGCATTGTTTCGCAAGAGGGTTTCCGGCCTGCAACGTGCCCTGTTGATCGTTGCGGCTATCGGTCTGGCTCTGCCTCCGCCCTTGGCCAAGCTGGCCGGCGCGTGTCTGCTGACGGCGATCATCCTGCAGGATCTCGCATCATCCCAAACACAATCCTAA
- the tnpA gene encoding IS66-like element accessory protein TnpA: MSDFNNRPQIEILSAADGDRRRYWSDDDKLRIVEESLIGHRQAAATARRHGICRSLPTTWRRQYRNGELGSSRPVSFAPVTVAKGAPASQANPVDPCPPSDCQVEIALPNGRRLIVPVGVEPEALARILAVVDRQ; this comes from the coding sequence ATGTCCGACTTTAATAACCGCCCTCAAATCGAAATTCTTTCAGCTGCCGATGGTGATCGCCGCCGGTATTGGTCAGATGATGATAAACTTCGCATTGTGGAGGAGAGCCTTATCGGCCACCGACAAGCGGCAGCCACAGCGCGGCGGCATGGCATTTGCCGGTCGCTCCCGACCACCTGGCGGCGGCAGTATCGAAACGGCGAGCTTGGGTCTTCTCGCCCTGTGTCGTTCGCGCCGGTGACCGTGGCAAAGGGAGCTCCCGCGTCGCAAGCAAATCCGGTTGATCCGTGTCCGCCTTCGGACTGTCAGGTTGAGATAGCCCTGCCGAATGGGCGCCGGCTCATCGTGCCGGTAGGTGTGGAGCCCGAAGCGCTTGCCCGGATTCTGGCAGTGGTGGATCGGCAATGA
- the tnpB gene encoding IS66 family insertion sequence element accessory protein TnpB (TnpB, as the term is used for proteins encoded by IS66 family insertion elements, is considered an accessory protein, since TnpC, encoded by a neighboring gene, is a DDE family transposase.), translated as MIAFPAGVKVWIAGGVTDMRRGMNTLALQVQEGLGRDPHAGELFCFRGRKGDLVKILWHDGVGMSLYLKRLEAGKFIWPVSRSGEAVQISAAQLGYLLEGIDWRNPRWTQRPAKAG; from the coding sequence ATGATCGCGTTTCCGGCAGGCGTGAAGGTGTGGATTGCGGGCGGCGTCACCGACATGAGGCGGGGCATGAACACGCTGGCGCTGCAGGTGCAAGAAGGGCTCGGCCGCGATCCCCATGCGGGCGAGCTCTTTTGCTTCCGAGGCCGCAAGGGCGATCTGGTCAAGATCCTGTGGCATGATGGTGTGGGCATGTCGCTGTATCTGAAGCGCCTGGAGGCGGGCAAGTTCATCTGGCCGGTGAGCCGGTCCGGCGAGGCGGTGCAGATCTCTGCGGCACAGCTGGGCTATCTTCTGGAGGGGATCGACTGGCGCAATCCGCGCTGGACGCAACGTCCTGCAAAAGCTGGATAA
- a CDS encoding glutamine synthetase family protein gives MTLPLIFAATCDISGKVRGKAFPADQLEKRMRRGVGWTPTNVQITCFDVMGESPFGALGDLLLVPDPKAEARMTFGDVTEHFVLGDIVTLEGEPWDFCTRSLLKSALARLERVADVSLLAAFEHEFQLRGVPALDNQGFGREGFELQRPMLEELMAGLAAAGIKPDSIMKEYGANQYEVVIGPDQGLRAADAAVILREMTRSTARHFGEAATFTPIRDPAGVGNGVHVHMSFLDKQGAPVTYDPDGPCGMSRLTSAFSAGVLKYLDQIIALTAPSVISYERLTPHRWSAAYNNLGFRDREASLRVCPVTGKDPASIARQFNIEYRASDAAACPHLALAAIVHAGVQGIEEDLPAPAPTEEDLSLLSTEALAARGYIRLPESLEAALERMESSDVVRSWFPADFLPVYRTHKAAELAHLADMNTAARCAAYESTY, from the coding sequence ATGACATTACCGCTTATTTTCGCTGCCACCTGCGATATTTCCGGGAAGGTGCGCGGCAAGGCCTTTCCCGCCGATCAGCTGGAAAAACGCATGCGGCGTGGGGTGGGTTGGACGCCGACCAATGTGCAGATCACCTGTTTCGATGTGATGGGCGAAAGCCCGTTCGGGGCATTGGGCGACCTGTTGCTGGTCCCCGATCCCAAGGCCGAGGCGCGGATGACCTTTGGCGATGTGACCGAGCATTTCGTGTTGGGCGATATCGTGACGCTGGAAGGTGAGCCCTGGGATTTCTGCACCCGTTCCCTGCTGAAATCCGCGCTGGCGCGGCTGGAGCGGGTGGCCGATGTGTCGCTGCTGGCGGCATTCGAACACGAGTTCCAGTTGAGGGGGGTGCCCGCGCTGGACAATCAAGGCTTTGGCCGTGAGGGGTTCGAGCTGCAGCGCCCGATGCTGGAAGAGCTGATGGCCGGGCTGGCCGCGGCGGGGATCAAGCCGGACAGCATCATGAAGGAATATGGTGCCAATCAATACGAGGTGGTGATTGGTCCCGATCAGGGACTGCGCGCGGCTGATGCCGCCGTGATCCTGCGCGAGATGACCCGCTCGACCGCGCGGCATTTCGGCGAGGCGGCCACCTTTACCCCGATCCGCGATCCCGCCGGAGTCGGCAACGGTGTGCATGTTCACATGAGTTTTCTCGACAAGCAGGGCGCGCCGGTCACCTATGATCCCGATGGCCCCTGTGGCATGTCGCGTCTGACGTCGGCCTTTTCTGCCGGGGTGCTGAAATATCTTGACCAGATCATCGCGCTGACCGCGCCCTCGGTGATTTCCTATGAGCGGCTGACCCCGCATCGCTGGTCTGCCGCCTATAACAATCTGGGTTTCCGTGACCGTGAGGCATCCCTGCGGGTATGTCCGGTAACCGGAAAGGATCCTGCCTCGATCGCGCGCCAATTCAATATCGAATATCGCGCCAGCGATGCTGCGGCCTGTCCGCATCTGGCCTTGGCGGCCATTGTCCATGCCGGAGTGCAGGGGATCGAAGAGGACCTGCCCGCACCCGCGCCGACCGAGGAAGACCTGTCCTTGCTGTCAACCGAGGCTTTGGCCGCGCGGGGCTATATCCGCCTGCCCGAAAGCCTTGAAGCGGCTCTGGAACGGATGGAAAGCTCGGATGTCGTGCGCAGTTGGTTCCCGGCAGATTTCCTGCCGGTCTACAGGACACACAAGGCGGCTGAACTGGCCCATCTGGCCGATATGAATACTGCCGCGCGCTGCGCTGCCTATGAAAGCACCTACTGA
- a CDS encoding aminotransferase class III-fold pyridoxal phosphate-dependent enzyme: MPLFDTAPPSLSPNEIQTLAASQFGITGKITLLNSERDQNARLTAHDQSYVLKITHPDEDASQLEMQNAALAHLGERGVSGTPRLVPTLSGEPMAKVAIDGTDHLVRLVTWLEGPLLSQSPRSAAQLQNLGAFMGRLTAKLQGFGHPASFRPDFVWSLDHVAQLRNWTGDIADAENRARVEALFTRYEAEVAPRLSGLRASVLHQDANDNNVITDPANPDLVTGLIDFGDMAFGRTVNELAITLAYALLDAEDLYTAIRAVVAGFASEFPITEDEADLVYDLMRMRLVASVCISSRQSRQYPENDYLLVSQAPAFRLLERLDRIDPRFMVALCRRSAGFAAIATAPAIREALTQGSYAPICQPDIRRSARIALQADGSRPDMPSYADPAFDAWFERQRPSHTPGCVAFYGIGPYGERRDIYTAAQFADSASPEGRNRHLGIDIFAKSGTAVHAPLDGVVRLASYNADPLDYGHTLILEHETDDGTPFFTLYGHLAKDRTGCAEPGQTVRAGEVIGHFGDWSENGGWSPHLHFQIMTDMLSQTGNFFGVGHDSLWEVWQDICIDPNLILGLAGESFTIDPNPPERLLERRAECLGPSLSVSYRNKLKILRGSGPWLIDYTGRAHLDAVNNITHVGHCHPHVVGALARQAATLNTNTRYLSEPILDFSERLAATLPEGLDTLFFVNSGSEANELAFRIARTAIGKKSSVVLDWAYHGNTGGMVDVSPYKFKRKGGFPKPDFVEIAGFPDPYRGPHKGMSVETGQAYAAEVAHCLDAIEAATGDGAASFIAESISGVGGQVIYPDGYLTRVYELVRARGGLCIADEVQCGFGRVGKHFWAFELQNVVPDIVVMGKPIGNGHPLAAVATTRELAQKFCTGMEYFNSFGGNPVSMAVGMAVMDVIEQENLQARALTTGEHLLQGLRELASRHEIIGDVRGQGLFCGIELVRDRETLEPATQEAEEIVNHLRGQAVLISTDGPLENVLKIKPPMVFGIAEADILIEALDNALSDL, encoded by the coding sequence ATGCCATTGTTTGACACCGCCCCGCCTTCGCTCTCGCCCAACGAAATCCAGACCCTTGCGGCCAGCCAGTTCGGGATCACCGGCAAGATCACCCTGCTGAACTCCGAACGCGACCAGAACGCGCGCCTGACCGCCCATGATCAAAGCTATGTGCTCAAGATCACTCACCCCGACGAGGATGCCAGCCAGCTTGAGATGCAAAATGCCGCACTGGCGCATCTGGGCGAAAGGGGAGTTTCGGGCACGCCACGGCTTGTGCCGACGCTGTCGGGCGAACCGATGGCAAAGGTGGCGATAGACGGCACCGATCACCTTGTGCGGCTGGTGACCTGGCTGGAAGGACCCTTGCTCAGCCAATCTCCCCGCAGCGCTGCGCAGCTGCAGAATCTGGGCGCCTTCATGGGGCGGCTGACCGCCAAGCTGCAGGGCTTTGGTCATCCGGCGTCCTTCCGGCCCGATTTCGTCTGGTCGCTGGATCACGTCGCACAACTGCGGAACTGGACGGGGGATATTGCCGACGCCGAAAACCGCGCCCGTGTCGAGGCCCTGTTCACCCGCTATGAGGCAGAGGTGGCACCGCGCCTTTCGGGTCTGCGGGCATCAGTCCTGCATCAGGATGCCAATGACAACAATGTCATCACCGATCCCGCCAATCCCGATCTGGTGACCGGTCTGATCGATTTTGGCGACATGGCCTTTGGCCGCACCGTCAATGAACTGGCCATCACCCTGGCCTATGCGCTGCTGGACGCGGAAGATCTCTACACGGCCATCCGGGCGGTTGTCGCGGGCTTTGCAAGCGAATTTCCGATCACCGAAGACGAGGCCGATCTGGTCTATGACCTCATGCGGATGCGGCTGGTGGCAAGCGTCTGCATCTCGTCGCGCCAAAGCAGGCAATATCCCGAGAACGACTATCTTCTGGTCTCGCAGGCCCCGGCCTTCCGCCTGCTGGAGCGGCTGGACCGGATCGACCCGCGCTTCATGGTCGCGCTTTGCCGTCGTTCGGCGGGCTTTGCGGCCATCGCCACGGCTCCGGCGATCCGCGAAGCGCTGACGCAAGGCAGTTACGCGCCGATCTGCCAGCCCGACATCCGCCGCAGTGCCCGGATCGCGTTGCAGGCCGATGGCAGCCGTCCCGACATGCCCAGCTATGCCGATCCTGCCTTTGACGCATGGTTTGAGCGGCAACGCCCTTCCCACACGCCCGGATGCGTGGCCTTTTACGGCATTGGCCCCTATGGCGAGCGCCGCGACATCTATACCGCTGCGCAATTCGCCGACAGCGCCAGCCCCGAAGGCCGCAACCGTCATCTTGGCATCGACATTTTTGCCAAATCCGGCACAGCGGTTCACGCGCCGCTGGACGGGGTGGTGCGCCTTGCCAGCTATAATGCCGATCCGCTGGATTACGGCCATACGCTGATCCTTGAACATGAAACCGACGACGGCACACCCTTCTTCACCCTCTACGGCCATCTGGCCAAGGACCGGACCGGCTGCGCTGAACCCGGCCAGACAGTCCGCGCGGGCGAGGTGATCGGACATTTCGGTGACTGGTCCGAAAATGGCGGCTGGTCTCCGCATCTGCATTTCCAGATCATGACCGACATGCTGTCGCAGACCGGCAACTTCTTCGGGGTCGGCCATGACAGCCTGTGGGAGGTCTGGCAGGATATCTGCATCGACCCCAATCTGATCCTCGGACTGGCCGGGGAAAGTTTCACCATCGACCCCAATCCGCCAGAACGGCTGCTGGAACGCCGTGCAGAATGTCTTGGGCCGTCGCTCTCGGTGTCCTATCGCAACAAGCTGAAGATCCTGCGCGGCAGCGGTCCCTGGCTGATCGACTATACCGGGCGGGCGCATCTGGATGCGGTGAACAACATCACCCATGTCGGACATTGCCATCCCCATGTGGTCGGCGCTCTGGCCCGACAGGCCGCCACGCTGAACACCAATACCCGCTATCTGAGCGAACCGATCCTCGATTTCTCGGAACGGCTGGCCGCCACCCTGCCCGAGGGGCTGGATACGCTGTTCTTCGTCAATTCCGGCTCGGAGGCGAATGAACTGGCCTTCCGCATCGCCCGCACCGCCATTGGCAAAAAATCCAGCGTGGTGCTGGACTGGGCCTATCACGGCAATACCGGCGGCATGGTCGATGTCAGCCCCTACAAGTTCAAGCGCAAGGGTGGCTTTCCCAAACCGGATTTCGTCGAGATCGCCGGTTTCCCCGACCCCTATCGTGGCCCGCATAAAGGCATGTCCGTCGAGACCGGACAGGCCTATGCGGCCGAGGTCGCCCACTGTCTGGACGCGATCGAGGCTGCAACCGGTGACGGCGCGGCAAGCTTTATCGCGGAATCCATTTCCGGCGTCGGCGGACAGGTCATCTATCCCGATGGCTATCTGACCAGGGTCTATGAGCTGGTCCGCGCCCGCGGCGGCCTGTGCATCGCGGATGAGGTGCAATGCGGATTTGGCCGGGTAGGCAAGCATTTTTGGGCCTTCGAGCTTCAGAATGTCGTGCCCGATATCGTGGTCATGGGCAAACCCATCGGCAATGGCCATCCGCTGGCCGCGGTGGCAACAACGCGCGAGCTGGCGCAGAAATTCTGCACCGGCATGGAGTATTTCAACTCGTTCGGCGGCAATCCGGTGTCCATGGCCGTGGGCATGGCGGTCATGGATGTGATCGAACAAGAGAATCTGCAAGCTCGTGCCCTGACAACCGGGGAACATCTGCTGCAGGGTCTGCGGGAACTGGCCAGCCGCCACGAGATCATCGGCGATGTGCGCGGCCAGGGCCTGTTCTGCGGGATCGAACTGGTCCGCGACAGGGAAACTCTTGAACCTGCCACGCAAGAGGCCGAGGAAATCGTGAACCATCTGCGCGGACAGGCGGTGCTGATCTCGACGGACGGGCCGCTGGAAAACGTCTTGAAGATCAAGCCGCCGATGGTATTCGGCATCGCCGAGGCCGATATCCTGATCGAGGCGCTGGATAACGCGCTGAGCGATCTCTAA
- a CDS encoding MurR/RpiR family transcriptional regulator → MQVRERISGIENELTTAERRLSTALLLDYPFAGLDTIQALAEKTQTSPPTISRFVSKLGFGGYQDFQRHLIEELKEGKRSPLDLHRSDRPLMGNVLEDFVTRAGRVVSETAESVTAAQFERLTEMLADPKRAIYVIGGRISDALALYLSRHMRQMRAKVYHLPADPEIWPEYLLRMKSRDVLFIVDFRRYQPNLCHLARRASEGPAPRILLMTDKWLSPVSKYASEVIATPIDSGTVWDSYSGALVLMEAMVTKIAEDTWDNTSRRIEAWDAMRLDSDDTDMDE, encoded by the coding sequence ATGCAGGTACGTGAACGCATTTCCGGTATTGAGAACGAGCTGACGACGGCCGAGCGCAGGCTCAGCACAGCCTTGCTGTTGGACTATCCCTTTGCCGGGCTCGACACGATTCAGGCCCTTGCGGAAAAGACCCAGACATCGCCGCCCACCATCTCGCGCTTTGTCTCCAAGCTGGGCTTTGGCGGCTATCAGGACTTTCAGCGGCACCTGATCGAAGAATTGAAAGAGGGCAAACGCTCGCCCCTGGACCTGCATCGCAGCGACCGGCCATTGATGGGCAATGTGCTGGAAGATTTCGTCACCCGCGCGGGGCGTGTCGTGTCCGAGACTGCCGAGTCGGTCACAGCCGCACAATTCGAACGCCTGACCGAGATGCTGGCCGACCCCAAGCGCGCCATCTATGTGATCGGCGGACGCATCAGTGACGCGCTGGCGCTGTATCTGTCACGCCATATGCGGCAGATGCGCGCCAAAGTCTATCACCTCCCCGCCGACCCCGAGATCTGGCCCGAATATCTGCTGCGGATGAAATCTCGCGACGTGTTGTTTATCGTCGATTTCCGCCGTTATCAGCCCAATCTCTGCCATCTGGCGCGGCGGGCCAGCGAAGGCCCCGCACCGCGGATACTGCTGATGACGGACAAATGGCTGTCTCCCGTCTCGAAATATGCCAGCGAAGTGATCGCCACGCCGATCGACAGCGGCACGGTCTGGGACAGCTATTCCGGCGCTCTGGTCCTGATGGAAGCGATGGTCACCAAGATCGCCGAAGACACATGGGACAATACCAGCCGCCGGATCGAGGCATGGGACGCCATGCGTCTGGACAGCGACGACACCGACATGGACGAATGA
- a CDS encoding branched-chain amino acid ABC transporter ATP-binding protein/permease, with amino-acid sequence MTSPRLHLIVSIAAIAFSAIAAVLIAGAFGGASERILTVFFISLIGVAGIGIYAGNSGILSFGHLAFMGIGAYVSSILTLPAQLKAATLPKLPDWLAATQLDLVPATLVAILLTAAVALLVGWAIGRLEGSAAVIATLGLLIIVHGIIIGWRDVTRGAQSFFGVPRETGVWTAAIGCVLALVVARLYRDSVSGLRLRAGREDPISAGAVGIHIRRERLIAWVISAAVMALAGALLAHFLGAFSAKKFYFVDTFLLLAMLIVGGMSTVTGAITGAVVITVVTELLRRLESGFSLGGFDMPPVLGTAQIGIALIILFAMFRKPNGLTGTKEWEERVFRVPATVSAEPVAPVAQDRTALSAQNLIMQFGGLRAVDDVSLQVAPSEIVGLIGPNGSGKTTCLNMLSGVIAPTSGTIRRGEVELTGLSSPDVAEHGIARTFQNIRLFSDLTVRQNVLAAALSTKGGRDAAARTHAALERLGLTGKAMEDAGTLSYGDQRRVEIARALACQPSILFLDEPAAGMNREETQDLMNRLRDLAGDLGLGILLVDHDLHLINQLCTRIAVLNEGHLIAEGSPDEIRKNPAVIEAYLGRGKEN; translated from the coding sequence ATGACTTCGCCCCGCTTGCATCTTATCGTTTCGATTGCAGCGATTGCCTTTTCCGCCATTGCTGCTGTTCTGATCGCCGGTGCGTTCGGCGGGGCAAGTGAGCGGATCTTAACGGTTTTCTTCATTTCGCTGATTGGAGTTGCCGGAATTGGAATATACGCCGGAAACAGCGGCATCCTCAGTTTTGGCCATCTGGCCTTCATGGGGATAGGCGCCTATGTCTCGTCAATTCTGACGCTGCCGGCGCAATTGAAGGCCGCCACCTTGCCCAAACTGCCGGACTGGCTGGCGGCCACCCAGCTTGATCTTGTTCCCGCCACCTTGGTCGCCATTCTGCTGACTGCGGCGGTTGCGCTGCTGGTCGGATGGGCGATCGGGCGGCTGGAAGGATCGGCGGCGGTGATTGCCACGCTGGGTCTTCTGATCATCGTGCACGGGATCATCATCGGCTGGCGCGATGTGACCCGGGGCGCGCAATCCTTCTTTGGCGTGCCACGGGAGACCGGCGTCTGGACGGCGGCCATCGGCTGCGTGCTCGCGCTGGTGGTGGCGCGGCTCTATCGGGACTCGGTCTCCGGTCTGCGGCTGCGGGCCGGGCGGGAAGATCCGATTTCGGCTGGTGCCGTCGGAATCCATATTCGCCGCGAACGCCTGATCGCCTGGGTGATCAGCGCGGCAGTGATGGCCCTGGCAGGCGCGCTGCTGGCGCATTTCCTTGGGGCCTTCAGTGCCAAGAAATTCTATTTCGTCGATACCTTCCTGCTGCTGGCCATGCTGATCGTGGGCGGGATGAGCACCGTTACCGGCGCGATTACCGGCGCCGTGGTCATCACTGTGGTGACGGAATTGCTGCGACGGCTGGAAAGCGGGTTTTCCCTTGGCGGGTTCGACATGCCGCCGGTATTGGGGACCGCCCAGATCGGCATCGCGCTGATCATCCTGTTTGCGATGTTCCGCAAGCCCAATGGCCTGACCGGAACGAAGGAATGGGAAGAGCGTGTCTTCCGGGTTCCCGCCACAGTCTCGGCGGAACCGGTCGCCCCCGTTGCGCAGGACAGAACGGCACTGAGCGCGCAAAACCTGATCATGCAGTTCGGCGGGCTGCGGGCCGTGGATGATGTCTCGTTGCAGGTCGCACCAAGCGAGATCGTCGGCCTGATCGGGCCGAACGGATCGGGCAAGACCACCTGCCTGAACATGTTGTCCGGTGTGATTGCCCCAACCAGTGGCACGATCCGGCGCGGCGAGGTCGAGCTGACCGGCCTGTCCTCGCCTGATGTGGCCGAGCATGGCATCGCCCGCACATTCCAGAACATCCGCCTGTTTTCCGATCTGACCGTGCGTCAGAATGTTCTGGCGGCGGCGCTCTCCACCAAGGGCGGGCGCGATGCCGCGGCCCGGACCCATGCGGCGCTGGAGCGGCTGGGTCTGACCGGCAAGGCCATGGAGGATGCGGGCACGCTGTCCTATGGCGATCAACGCCGTGTCGAGATCGCCCGTGCCCTGGCCTGTCAGCCCTCGATCCTGTTTCTGGATGAACCCGCGGCAGGCATGAACCGCGAAGAAACGCAGGACCTGATGAACCGTCTGCGCGATCTGGCCGGGGATCTGGGTCTGGGCATCCTGCTGGTCGATCACGACCTGCATCTGATCAATCAGCTTTGCACACGCATTGCCGTCCTGAACGAAGGGCATCTGATCGCCGAAGGCAGCCCCGACGAGATCCGCAAGAATCCAGCCGTGATCGAGGCCTATCTGGGTCGCGGTAAAGAAAACTGA
- a CDS encoding ABC transporter substrate-binding protein: MRKFLISTVLAVGITGPAMAETLTVGVATAQTGALAPFDAPVMEGVHIAVDEINDAGGIDGNIMIELIEKDVRSDAAQTSIAVQELADRKVSVLILPCDADPSLAAIGVVTSAQIPAVSTCASSPTLPEIGGDYMFANFPGDNVQATVSASWSYEQGHRNGYIIYSQDSQYTTMPLYFKDVFEALGGQMLGHDTYTIGQQDFSAIATRIAALDPQPDVIMTAAYEPDFPSMLKALRAAGVKSQIIGSDGIDSPTTFSLGDVAEGLVFTTAGHATEDSPLAAFNAKYEARYGKPPETVFNAIGYDLIKVFEAAVIAGGSTEAQPLRDAMANLEDVQGATSMITYKGTNGMPVRQVSLVRVNQGARELVSQPTPDPALIPAPRMQ, translated from the coding sequence ATGAGAAAATTCCTGATTTCAACGGTTCTGGCGGTCGGGATTACCGGCCCTGCCATGGCCGAGACCCTGACTGTCGGGGTCGCCACCGCGCAGACCGGCGCGCTGGCACCTTTCGACGCACCGGTGATGGAAGGCGTGCATATCGCCGTAGACGAGATCAATGACGCCGGCGGGATCGATGGCAACATCATGATCGAACTGATCGAAAAGGATGTCCGCTCGGACGCAGCGCAAACCTCTATCGCGGTTCAGGAACTGGCCGACCGCAAGGTCTCGGTGCTGATCCTGCCATGCGATGCGGACCCGTCACTTGCCGCGATCGGGGTGGTCACCTCGGCGCAGATTCCGGCGGTTTCGACCTGTGCGTCCTCGCCGACCTTGCCCGAAATCGGCGGCGACTACATGTTCGCCAATTTCCCCGGCGACAATGTTCAGGCCACCGTTTCGGCAAGCTGGTCCTATGAGCAAGGGCATCGCAACGGCTACATCATCTATTCTCAGGACTCTCAATACACGACCATGCCGCTCTACTTCAAAGACGTGTTCGAGGCATTGGGCGGCCAGATGCTGGGCCATGACACCTATACGATCGGCCAGCAGGATTTCTCGGCCATTGCCACGCGGATTGCCGCGCTTGATCCGCAACCCGATGTCATCATGACCGCGGCCTATGAACCGGATTTCCCGTCGATGCTGAAGGCGCTGCGCGCGGCAGGCGTGAAAAGCCAGATCATCGGTTCGGACGGGATCGACAGCCCGACGACATTCTCGCTGGGGGACGTGGCCGAGGGGCTGGTTTTCACCACCGCCGGTCATGCCACCGAAGATAGCCCGCTGGCAGCTTTCAATGCCAAATACGAAGCGCGCTACGGCAAGCCGCCGGAAACCGTGTTCAACGCCATCGGTTACGACCTGATCAAGGTTTTCGAGGCGGCGGTGATTGCTGGCGGCTCGACCGAGGCACAGCCGCTGCGTGATGCCATGGCCAATCTGGAAGACGTGCAGGGCGCGACAAGCATGATCACCTACAAGGGCACGAATGGCATGCCCGTGCGCCAGGTCTCGCTGGTGCGGGTCAATCAGGGCGCGCGCGAACTTGTCAGCCAACCGACGCCGGATCCCGCGCTGATCCCCGCACCGCGGATGCAATAG